GCGGCATGAGCGTCGTGAAGCTCCCGAACGGCCGGTGGCGAGCCAAACTCAAGAGCGGCCGGGTCGACGTCGCGAGCAAGGCCTTCGACACCCGGCGCGAGGCCCTGGCCTGGCTCGCGCGAGAGCGGGCTGCACTGGCCGGTGGGGTGGACCCGCGAGCTGGTCGAGAGCGTGTGCGGGCCCTTGTGATCCGGTGGTTGCAGATCCGTCGGACGACAGTGGCCGGCAAGACCTACCGCTCGGATCAGGACCTCCTGCGGCTGATGCCGACGAGCATGCTGGCGCTGCAGGTGGGATCGGTGTCGGGGCGCGAGGTCGCCCGCTCTTACGAGGCTCTGCTGGCCCGCGGACTGGCCGAAGGCACGGTGCGCCGGTACCGGGCGAGCCTGTCGTCGTTCTTCGCGTGGTGCGTGCGCGAGAAGATGATCGCGGCCAACCCTGTGACCGAGGTCCGGGTCCCCCGCCAGTCGCACGTCGTCGAGGAGATGGACCCGTTCACGGAGTCGATGCTCGAGGACGCGCACGCGGCATGGGCGGGGGCATCCCCGCAGGTCGCGGACATCCTCCTCGTGCTGGCCTGGACCGGGCTGCGGTGGGGCGAGGCGCGAGCGATGCGCGTCGAGGACGTCATGCAGGTGCCGACACCCGGTCTGATGGTGCGTCGGTCGCAGCCGGAGGGCCAGGCGGTCAAGGCAACGAAGGGTCGCGCCTCACGCCGGGTACCGCTCGCGAACCGCGTTCTGCCGATCGTGCTGCGGCTGGCAGCGGACAAGGCGTCGAGCGACCTGCTGTTCACCACGGCGAACGGAGGGCAGCTGCATCGCACAGCAGCGGTGCGGTCGGTGCGGTGGGCCGAGACGAGCCGAGGGCGCCGCGTGCACGACCTCCGCCACACTGCCGCGTGCCTGTGGCTCGCCCGCGGTGTCGACCCCGGAACCGTGCAGGCGTGGATGGGTCACGAGTCGATCGCGACCACGAACCGCTACCTGCACTTCCTCGGGACCGGGGCCGATCTGGTGGGTCTGGACAGGCTGAATACCGACCTGGGGGGCACCAGGGGGGCACGACGGGACACGTCAGGGGGGTGGGAACGATGAAACCCCGCCGGACCGTCAGCGTTTCCGCTGGTCCGACGGGGTTCCGTCCGGAGCCGCCTAACAGAATCGAACTGTTGACCTTCTCATTACGAGTGAGACGCTCTACCGACTGAGCTAAGGCGGCACTGCTGGTTGCTGCTGTGGTGCACGCGTCGCGCGGACGAGCCGAGCGGGCTGCGCCACTCTACCTGGCGTCCGGCCCAGGTTTCAAAACCAGCTCCCGCCGACCCCGTCGTCGCAGGCCAGCGCCGCACCGAGCCCAGGGCCGCGCACCGTCAGCAGCGCGTCCCGTCCTCGGGCACGGTGCCCTCGAGCAGGTACGCGTCGACCGCCCCGGAGATGCACTCGTTGGACCGCCCGTACGCGGTGTGCCCCTCGCCCTCGAACGTCAGGAGCACCGCGGAGGACAGCACGTCGGACAGCGACTCGGCCCAGACGTACGGCGTCGCGGGGTCGTTCGTCGTGCCGATCACGACGATCGGCGCGGCGCCCTCGGCCGTGTACGAGTCGAGCCCGCCGGCCTCGGGGACCGGCCAGCGCGCGCACACGACGCCGCCGTACCCGAAGAACCGCCCGATCGTCGGCGCGACGTCGACCATCCGCTCGGCCGACGCCCGCATCTCGTCGGGGTCGGTCGTCGCCCGGTCGTCCGCGCAGCCGATCGCCCAGAACGCCTCGGTCGTGTTGCTCCCGTACGTGCCGTCGGGGTCGCGGTCGTAGTACAGGTCCGCGAACTGCAGGAGCCGTGAGCCGTCGCGCTGCTGGATGGCGCCGGTGAGGCCCTCGGTCAGGTAGGGCCACAGCGTGTTGGCGTAGAGCGTCTGCGCGATGCCCGCGAACGCGAGGCTGGCCGTGAGCGGCCGCTCGGGGTCGGTCGTCTCGAGCGGGTTGCGGCGCGCGTCCTCGAGCAGGTCGGCGACGGCGGCCAGCCCTTCGTCGACCGTGCCCTCGAGCGGGCAGTCGCGGCCGGCCTGGCAGTCGGTCACGTACGCGCGCAGGGCCGACTCGAAGCCGGCCGCCTGGCCCGCGGCGATCGCGTCGGAGTCGAGGGTCGGGTCGAGCGCACCGTCGAGCACGAGCCGGCCGACGCGCTCCGGGAACAGCGAGGCGTACGTCGCACCGAGCGCCGTGCCGTAGGAGAAGCCGAGGTAGTGGAGCTGCTGGTCGCCGAGCACCGCGCGCAGGACGTCGAGGTCGCGCGCCGCGCTCACGGTGTCGATGTGCTCGAGCACCTCGCCGGTGCGCTCGAGGCAGCCGGCGGCGAACTCGCCGTAGCGCGCCTCGACCTCCTCGAGTCCCTCGGCCGTCGAGTAGTCGGCGTCGAACGCGACGAGCTCGTCCATCTCGGGGCCGTCGACGCACTCGACCGGGTGCGACGTGCCGACGCCGCGCGGGTCGAAGCCGACGAGGTCGTAGCGCTCCTTGACCCCCGTCCCCATGCGCTGGAGCACGACGGTCTCGAGCGCCTCGGTGCCCGACGCCCCCGGGCCGCCCGGGTTGGTCAGCAGCGAGCCAATCCGGTCGTCCCCGGTCGTGCGCGACCGGTTCACGGCGAGCTCGATCGAACCGCCGCCGGGCTCCTCCCAGTCGATGGGCACCACGACGGTCGTGCACTCGAGGTCGCCGCACGCGGTCCACTCGGGCTGCTGCTCGTAGAACTCGGCGAGCTCGGGGGCGACGCCCTCGCCGGACGACGCCGGGGCGCTCGGGTCGACGGTGACCTGGTTCTTGGGGCTCGAGCAGCCGGCGACCACGAGCGCGCCCACGACCAGCAGCCCGGCGGCGCGCAGCAGCGGGCGGCCGGAGCGCGAGGCGTGGCGCAGCGGGGCGGGCGTCACCGCGGCCAGGGGCTGCTCGGCGGCACGGCGGACGTCACGTGGGGCGAGGGGCACCGCCCCAGCCTAAGCGGGATGCGGCGGCGGTCTCGTCGCCCGTTCGGCGCAGCACGCTCCCCGCGGGGTCTCCGAGGGCTCAGCCCTGCGGACGCAACGCGATCGCCATCGCCTCGACCGCGAGCAGCGGCGCGACGTTCCCGGCGAGCCGCGTCCGGGCCACCCCGACGGCGTCCATCCGGCGCAGCGTCTGCTCGGGCGAGCTGCTCTCGGCGAGCGTCCGCACGGTCTCCTCGTGCTCGACGTTGACGAGCTCGACGCCCGCGCCCAGCTGGATCACGAGCACGTCGCGGTAGAGCGACAGCAGGTCGACCATCGCGCGGTCGAGCACGTCGCGCTGCGCCCGCGTCGCGCGGCGCTTCTGGTCCTCGTCGAGCTGACGGACCTGGGCCCGCAGCGCCGGGGGGATCGTCGCCGCCCCCTCCGCGCCGAGCGAGCGCAGCAGCGCCGAGCGTTCGCTCGCGTCGCGCTCCTCGGTCGCGGCCTTCGCGTCCGCCTGCGCGGTCTCGACGAGCTCGCCGGCGGCCAGCACGGCGTCCCCGACCCCACGCACGCGCGGCGCGAGCGAGAGCACCTTGGCCCGGCGGGCCCGCGCCTCGGGGTCGCGTGCGAGCCGGCGGGCGATGCCGATGTGGCTCTGCGCCGCCCGGGCGGCGACGGCCGCGACGTGCGGGTCAACGCCGTCGCGGCGGACCAGCAGCTCGGCGACCGCGTCGACCGGCGGGACGCGCAGCGGGACCGAGCGGCTGCGCGAGCGCAGCGTCACGAGCACGTCTTGCGGGCTCGGCGCGCACAGCAGCCACACCGTGCGCGGCGGCGGCTCCTCGATGGCCTTGAGCAGCACGTTGCCGCTCGTCTCGTTGAGCCGGTCCGCGTCCTCGACGACGATGACCCGCCAGCGCCCCTCCGACGGCGACCGCTGCGCGAGCTCGACGAGCGGCCGCGCGGTGTCGACGCGGATGAAGACGCCCTCGGTCGCGACGAGCGTCACGTCCGGGTGCGTGCCGTGCAGGACCGTCGTGCACGCGTGGCAGTGCCCGCAGCCGCCCTCGAGGCACTGCAGCGCCGCCGCGAACGCCCGCGCCGCGTTGGACCGGCCCGAGCCGGGCGGCCCGGTGAGGAGCCACGCGTGGGTCATGCGGCTCGGGTCGAGTGCCGCGCCACGCAGCTCGGCGACGGCGGGCTCCTGCCCGACGACGTCGTCCCAGACGCTCATGCGGCACCGGCCCCGGAGGTGGCACCCGGGACGATGTCGTCCCCGGCGGCAGCGCCCGCCGTTCCCGGCCCCGGCCCCGGCCCCGGCCCCGGCTCAGCAGGTCTGCCGCCCGCCGCACGCACCGGCGTCCGGCCGCCGGGAGCGAGGTCGTCCCCGAACCCGCCCGCTTCGGCGACGCGCGCCAGCACGCGGGCCGCGAGCTCGTCGACCGGCAGGGTCGCGTCGAGCACGAGCCAGCGTCCGGGGTCCCGCTCGGCGCGCGCCAGGAACGCCGCGCGCGTGCGGCGGTGGAAGTCGTCGCCGGCCCGCTCGAGCCGGTCGGGGGTGCCGGTGAGCCGGGTGCGGCCGACGTCCGGGTCGAGGTCGAGCAGCACCGTCACGGCCGGGAGCAGCCCGCCGGTCGCCCACAGCGAGATGCGCTCGACCTCGTCGGCGCCGAGGTCCCGCCCCGAGCCCTGGTAGGCGACCGACGAGTCGAGGTAGCGGTCGGTGAGGACGACGGCGCCGCGCTCGAGCGCCGGGCGGACGAGCGACGCGACGTGGTGCGCGCGGTCGGCGGCGTAGAGCAGCACCTCGGCGCGCGGGTCGACGTGGTCGCCGTGCAGCAGCGCCTGGCGCAGCTCGACGCCCAGCGGGGTCCCGCCCGGCTCACGCGTCAGCACGACCTCGCGGCCGAGCTCCCGGAGCCGGTCCGCGAGCGCGCGCGCCTGCGTCGACTTGCCCGCGCCGTCGCCCCCCTCGAACGAGACGAAGAGCCCGGGGGCGCGGACCGGCGTCGTCGCATCGTCGCCCCGCGGACCGTCGGCCGGGGTGGGCTGAGCGGCTCGGCTCTCGGGCTGGGCGTCGCTCGCGGTCACGGCGCCAGGGTAGCCCGCGGGACCCACGGCCCGACGCCGCGGCGGAGCCACCGCCGCGCACCGTCGAGCGTGCACCGCCGTCGTGCGCGACCCGTGTCGAGCCGCGTCCGGGGATGTGCCGGTGATCCACCCCGTCAGGGGCAGACCGACGGCCGGCCGCCGCGAGCGCGTGCTCCCGGCGACCGGCCGTCGTCGACCGGTGTGCCGGCTACTTGCGCCCGGCCGTCCAGTTCATGCCCCAGCCGTACTGCCGGTCGAGCTCGGCCTGGCTGCCCTGGATGTAGCGGACCTCGCGGTTCACGGACAGTTCGCCGCCCGTGTTCTCGATCATCGCGATCGCGCACATCGGCGAGCGCGGGTCGTGCTCGTCGAGCCGGACCTCGATCTCGGGGCCCGAGGCCGGGAACAGCGTGACGACGCCGTCCGCGGCGGCCCAGTTCGGCACGCCCTGGTAGATGAACGCGAACACGAGGATCCGGCGGATCTCGCTCACGTGCGCGAGGTTGACGAACAGGTTCTCGCCGCCGGAGTTCGTACCGCTGCGGTCGTCGCCGTCGAGCCACGTGATCGCGTCGCCGCGGCGCGTGTCGCGGAACGCGTTGCCGAGCGCCTGCACGACGCCCTTGGACCCGTCGGTGTACTCGTACAGGGCCGCGAGGTCGAGGTCGATCGACCCGCCGCCGCCACCGCCCGTGAGCCGCTTGAGGAACCCGCCGCCGCCCTGCGGGGCACCGGCGGGGCGCGCGTTCCAGTTGAGGTTGACGCGCAGGATCCCGCTCGCACCGCCGCGCTTGGTCAGCGACACCGACGGCGCCGCCTTGGTGAGCGTGACCTTGCTCAGCGAGACGGGCGCGGAGCCGCCCGGCGTGCCGCTCTCGGGTGCGGGCTCGGGCGCCCCCGGACGCTTGGTGTAGTCGATTCCCATGCTGACCTCCTCGGTGTGCCGGCGGACCGGCGGCTGGTCGTGCTGCTCAGGCTCTGCTGGTTCGGGCTCTGCTGCTGCGCGCACCTCGCGGGTGCCGCGGCCCGCTCACACGAGCGGGGTCCGGGCGTCGACCCAGGTGATCTCGTCGAAGCCGTGCGCGGTGCACGCGTCGCGCAGCGTGCCCTCGACGAGCTCGTCCTCGGCGCGGAGCACGAGCTCCCCGCCGACCCGCAGCACCGACAGCGCGACGAGCACGCCCGCCGAACGCCCGTGCCGCAGCGGTGCCTCGACGCGCAGGCCGCCGAAGCCGTGCACGACGAGCGTGCCACCCCAGTCCAGCTCCGCGCCGGACTCGGAGTAGGCGAGCACGACGAGCCGCTCGACCGCGCGGACCTGCCGCAGGTCCACGACGAGCTGCTCGAAGCGCTCGCGCGACGACACGACCACCGGGCGGCGGGGCTGCAGCCCCGCCAGGGGGACCCCGCGGCTGTGCGCGACGAGCGAGGGCCGCGCGCCGGCGAGCCGGTACGCGCACGCGAGGCGCAGGTCGCCGACCGCGTCGGAGCACGCCGCCTCGACGGTCAGCCCGCCGACGCCCGACTGCAGCGCCGTGAGCGCGACGACCGGCTCCGTGCGGCTGAGCACGACGGGCGTGCCCGCGTGGACCCGCGGGGGCGTGAACGCGAGCACGGCGTCGCCCGCGGCGGCGGACGGGGGCTCCGGCCGCGCGCGACGTGCGGGAACGGCGGCGGCGGGCGACGCGGTGAGGTCGAGCGACGTCGTCGGGCTCGCCCCGTGCAACGCGGACGGGCCCGCCGACGCGGGCCGTGCCGGCGGTGCCGACGGCGCGGGCGGTGCCGGAACGGGTGCTCGCGGGCCGGTCCCGGCGGGGGCGGCGGTGCGCGCCGGGGCGGAACCGAGGTCCAGCGACGTCGAGCCCGCGCCCGACGAGCCCGCGGCGGGAGACCCCGAGCCGGTCGCCGGCGCGCCCAGGTCCAGCGAGGACGTCACCGCAGCCGCCGGCGCCCGGGTCGCCGTCGCGGGAGGGGCGCCGGACGGCACCGTGGTGGAGGCGGGCACCGGAGTGGACGCGGGCGCCGGGGTGGACGCGGGCGCCGGGGTGGTCGGCGGCACCGGCGCAGGCGGCGGCGCCGACGGACCGGACGCCGCAGCACCGGCCGCCGGCCGCCCCGACGCCGGCACATCGGACGCGGGTGCAGCCGACGCGGGAGTCCCAACCTCGACGCGCGTCCGCAGCGTCCGCCGCCGCAGCCACGGCAGGTCGTCCCGCACCTCCGTGCTCGACCCGGGCGGCCCGGGTGGCCGGGGCGAGGTCACAGCGGCACGCCGTAGTCGGCCGCCATGCCCTCGAAGCCGTTCGCGTAGCCCTGCCCGACGACCTTGAACTTCCAGCCGGTCGTGTGCCGGTAGAGCTCCCCGAGCACGAGGCCCGTCTCGGCACGCAGCGACGGCGCCAGGTTCTCGGAGCGGACGAGCTCGGAGCTGTCCCGCAGGTCGAGCACGCGCACCGCCGCCTCGCGCAGCTGCCCGAGGGTCCGGCGCTGCCCGAGCGCCTCGTTGATGTACGCGACGACCACGATGCGCGCGACGTCGGCAGGGACGCCCGTGAGGTCGACCTCGACCTGCTCGGTGTCGGTCCCGACGACCCGCTCGAGCTGCGCGACCGAGAGGTCCGGCTCGACGAGCTGGTTGAAGAACACGACGTGCCGGTCCGAGAGCACGCGGCTGCGCGCGTCGCACAGCAGGGTCGCGACCACGATGTTGTCCATCAGCACGGGCTCGCTCGACGCGAACCGCACGCCGAGCACGACGCCGGTGAGGGACGGGATCTCGCGGGTCAGCTCGACGTTCGAGCCCCGCGCCATGGGCCGCGCCGCCATCACAGGTCTAGGTCCGAGCCGGAGAACCGCGTGCGGAGGAAGTTGCCTTGCGTCATCAGTGCGTCAGCGTCCTGGTTCTGGGTCGCGTGCAGGGTCGCGGTCGCCGACTGCAGGAGCGCGTCGAGCTGCATCATGAGCGACTGCGTGGGCGTGTGGCCGGCTCCGCGCGGGGTGTCGAGGAGCCGCGCGTCGACGGCGAGGTAGGTCTGGAGCGTCGTCGGCAGGTAGTCCTCGACGGTGCCGCGCACGGACATCGTGGCGTAGACGTCGAGCGGCCGGGTCTGCGCCTGACCGACGACGGCCCGCAGCACGTCGGTGATGCGGCGCGCGTTCGCGACGGCCGCCGCCGGCAGCCGCCCGGCGTTGCGGTTGACCAGACGCTCGAGCCCCGCGACGCCCGCGAGCAGCTGCTCGGCGCTGTCCGCGGGGTCGTCGGCGGCCGGGAGCGGAAGCGGCGGGACGACGGCGTCCTCACGGGCGTCCGTGAACCGCCTGAACCACCTCACGGTCGGGCTCCTCCTCGGTCGGCCGTCAGGACGTGATCTCGCCCTGCCGGGTCCGCGCGAGGTACGGCTGGGCGCGCTGGATCTGCCCCTCGAGGGCGGTGACGGTCTGGGCCATGCTGTCGACGGCCTGCGCGCGGAACGTGTCGAGCGCGTCCATCGTGGCGAACACGTTGTCGAACGCCGCCTGCAGCTTCTGCACGTCGATCGTCGACTCGGCGGCCTGCTGGCTGATCTGCGCGCCCTGCGTGCGCAGCTGCGCGGACGTCTGCTCGATGAGGTTCGACGTCACGGTGTTGAGCGCCGTGATCTGGTCGAGCACGAGCTTCTGGCGCGAGAGGGCCTGCGACACGATGACGGCCGTGCGCAGCGCCGCGATGGTCGTGGTCTGCGCGCGGTCGACGCCCTTGATGAGCTCGATGTTGTTCTTCCGGACGAGGTCGAGCGCCATGTAGCCCTGGACGTTGACGGCCATCTGCGTCATCAGGTCCTGGCGGCGCTGGCGCACGGGGAACAGCGCGTCGGCGCGGACCGTGTCGGCGTCCTGCTGGCGCCCCGCGGCCTCGAGCTGGGCGACCTTGTCGACGAGCGCGGCGTCGAGCGCCGCGGCGAGCTCGTTGTACTCGGCGAGCCGGCCCATCGTGGCCCACATGTTCGCCTTCTCGGTCTCGATCGCCGCGTTGTCCTTGCGGAGGTCGTCCTGGCCCGAGTTGAGGGACTTGATGATCGCGTCGAGGTGCTGCTGCGCGGACTGGTACCGCTGGAAGTAGCTGTCGATCTTCGAGCCGCCCGGGAGCCAGCGCAGCGCCTTCTTGACGCCCGTGAGGTCGGCGCGGTGCGGGTCGAGCTCGGTCACGGTCTGGCGGAGCTGGGCGATGGTCGTCGCGACCCGGACCTGCGCGTCGCCGCTGCCCGCCGTGGAGCCGCCCTTCGCCTTGCCCATCGCCGCGGCGGGCCGGTCGAGCATGCGGCTCGACACCGCGGCGGCGGCGCGCATGTCCTGCTCGCCCATCGACGTGATCGAGGCGACCTTCTGCGCGAACTCGGGCGAGCGCGTGTCGAGCGCGACGAGCTCGGTGACGAACGCGTCGGCCTTCTGCCGCAGCTCGACCTGCTTCGCGGAGTCCACGGGGACGGCGCCCGCGGCCTGCTCCTTCTCGACGACGACGACGGGTGCGGGTGGGGTGAGCACGAGCGCCCCGGACGTGGGCGCGGCGGGCGCCGGGTCGGGCGTCGCGGTGGAACCCAGGTCGAGCTCGGACATCGTCGTGTCTCCCTGTCGTCGTGTGCGCCGGCGCACCCGTCGCGCGCGTGGCCGGTCCGTGTCGACTCTAAAGTCTCGGCGGCGCGCGGGGGTGCCTGCGACCCCTGATGTCACCCTGAAAGGACCCTGATCCTGCACCGAAGGAACTCCGGCGCCGACACCGGCGTTGTTAGCATCGGTGCGCCGTCGAGCCTGGCGGTAGCGCGGTCAGCACGACGGGGGGCACGCCTCCGTCAGAAGCCTCTGGAGGATCCGTGGGAGTCAGCCTCAGCAAGGGCGGGAACGTCAGCCTCACCAAGGCCGCACCCGGTCTCACCGCCGTGGTGGTCGGCCTCGGCTGGGACGTCCGCACGACGACGGGCACCGACTTCGACCTGGACGCCTCGGCGATCCTGGTCGACGCGAACGGCAAGGTCGTGTCCGACGCGCACTTCGTGTTCTTCAACAACCTGAAGAGCCCCGAGGGCTCGGTCGAGCACCTCGGCGACAACCTCACCGGCGAGGGCGAGGGCGACGACGAGCAGCTGAAGGTCCAGCTCTCGACGGTCCCCGCCGAGGTCGACAAGATCGTCTTCCCCGTCTCGATCTACGACGGCGCCGGCCGCGGCCAGAGCTTCGGCCAGGTCCGCAACGCGTTCATCCGCATCGTGAACCAGGCGGACAACAACGAGCTCGCGCGCTACGACCTCACCGAGGACGCCTCGACCGAGACCGCGATGGTCTTCGGCGAGCTGTACCGCAACGGCGCCGAGTGGAAGTTCCGCGCCGTGGGCCAGGGCTACGCCTCGGGCCTCACGGGCATCGCGAAGGACTTCGGCGTCAACGTCTGACGCCCACGCACGACGGTCGGGCGCGCCTCGCGGGGTGCGCCCGACCGCCCGCGTCAGCGGTCGTCGCACCGCCTCGCACGTCCCGCACCACCCCGCACGAGCCCGCCGGCCCTGGCCGGTCCCGCACCACCGCACCGACCTTCCAGACCTGGAGGAGACCGACCATGGGCGTCAGCCTGAACAAGGGCGGGAACGTCTCGCTCACCAAGCAGGCCCCGAACCTGACGGCCGTCGTCGTCGGCCTCGGCTGGGACGCCCGCACGACGAGCGGCGCCGCGTTCGACCTCGACGCGAGCGCGCTCCTCGTCGGCCCCGGCGACCGCGTCCTGTCCGACCAGCACTTCGTGTTCTTCAACAACCTCGTGAGCCCCGACGGCTCGGTCGAGCACACCGGCGACAACCTGACCGGCGAGGGCGAGGGCGACGACGAGTCGATCAAGGTCGACCTCGCGCGCGTCCCCGAGCAGGTCACCCGGATCGTGTTCCCGGTGTCGATCTACCAGGCCACGGAGCGGGGCCAGAGCTTCGGCCAGGTCCGCAACGCGTTCATCCGGATCGTCAACCAGGCCGACGAGCAGGAGCTCGCTCGGTACGATCTGAGCGAGGACGCGTCGAGCGAGACCGCGATGATCTTCGGTGAGATCTACCGGCACCTCGGCGAGTGGAAGTTCCGGGCCATCGGCCAGGGCTACACGTCCGGTCTGCACGGCATCGCCAAGGACTTCGGGGTCGACGTCGCCTGACCCTCACCCGGGGCACGCCCGCCCCGGTGCACCACCCCACCTGCTGCGCCTCCCGGCGCTCATCCCCCGAGAGAACGAGGACCCCCCGTGGTCATGCGTACCTTCGGCTGGTCATTCGGTGTGACCGCCGTGTCCCTCGTCGTGGCCTTCCTCTACGGAGGTTGGAACGCGCTGTTCCTGTGCACGATCCTCGGCATCCTCGAGGTCTCGCTGTCGTTCGACAACGCCGTGGTCAACGCCAAGATCCTCGAGCGCATGAGCGAGTTCTGGCAGAAGATCTTCCTCACCGTCGGCATCGCGATCGCGGTGTTCGGCATGCGCCTGGTCTTCCCGCTGCTCATCGTCGGGATCACCGCAGACCTCGGCCCGATCGACGCGATCTCCCTCGCCATGGAGAAGGGCGACCCGGAGACCCCGGGCAGCTACGCGTACCTGCTCAACGAGGCGCACCCGCAGATCGCGGCCTTCGGCGGCATGTTCCTGCTCATGCTCTTCCTCGACTTCATCTTCGAGGACCGGGACATCAAGTGGCTGACGTGGCTCGAGCGCCCGCTCGCCCGCATCGGCAAGCTCGACCAGCTCGCCGTCATCGTCGCCAGCGTCGCGCTGATCCTCGCCGCCCAGCTGCTCGCGGAGGACCCGGCGGTCGTCCTGCTCTCCGGGCTGCTCGGCATGATCACCTACATCGCGGTCAACGGCCTCGGCTCGCTGTTCGAGGGCCAGGGCATCGAGGAGGCCTCGGGCACGATCATCGAGGACGGCGCGGCCGAGGAGGGCACGGGCGCGAAGGACCGCACGGGCCCGACGCAGCTCGCGAAGGCGACCGGCAAGGCCGGCTTCTTCCTGTTCCTCTACCTCGAGGTGCTCGACGCGTCGTTCTCGTTCGACGGCGTCATCGGTGCGTTCGCGATCACGTCCGACCCGATCATCATCGCCCTGGGCCTCGGCTTCATCGGCGCGATGTTCGTCCGGTCGATCACGGTGTTCCTCGTCCGCAAGGGCACGCTGGCCGACTACGTGTACCTCGAGCACGGCGCCCACTGGGCGATCGGTGCGCTCGCGACGATCCTGCTCGTGAGCATCGGCTACCACGTCGACGAGATCATCACGGGCCTCGTCGGGGTCGCGTTCATCGGCGCCGCGTTCACGTCGTCGATCCTGCGCAACCGTCGCCTCAAGGCCGCCGGCATCGAGCCGGAGCCCGTCATCGTGCACGCCGACTGACGACGACGACCCCCGACGATGCGCCACTTCGCGCACCTCGCGCCCGACGAGCGCGAGCGGCTCTTCCACGTCGAGCCGCAGGAGTTCACGGCGCACGACGACCGTGAGCTGCTCGCGGTGGCGCTCGGGGCGACCCTGTACCTGCCCGGGACGAGGCCGGCCATCGCGGCCGACCTCGTCCGGCGGGCGGCGCAGGGCGTCACCAGCGCGGTCGTCTGCCTCGAGGACGCCATCGCCGACCGGGACGTCCCCGCGGCGGAGGCGAACCTCGTCGCGCAGGTGCGCAGCCTCGCCGAGTCGGGCGAGGCCGGCCCGCTCGTGTTCGTGCGCGTGCGCACGCCCGAGCAGATCGGTCGCGTCGTCGCGGGTCTCGGCGAGCACGCCGGAGCGCTGTCGGGCTTCGTCGTCCCGAAGTTCACCGAGGACCGGGGCAGCGACTTCCTCGACACCGTCGCGCAGGCCTCGGACCTCACCGGGCACCGGTACTACGCGATGCCGATCCTCGAGTCCGCCGAGGTCATCCACCGCGAGACGCGCACCGACGCGCTCGTCGGGATCCGGCGGGCGCTCGACAAGCACCGCGAGCGGGTCCTCGCGGTGCGGATCGGCGCGACGGACCTGAGCTCGGCGTACGGCATCCGGCGCAGCCGGGACCTCACGATCTACGACGTCCTGCCGGTCGCGCAGGTCATCGCCGACGTGGTCAACGTGCTCGGGCGCGCCGACGACACGGGCTTCGTCGTCACGGGCTCGGTCTGGGAGTACTTCGAGGGGCAGGAGCGGCTGCTCAAGCCCCTGCTGCGCGAGTCCCCGTTCATCGAGCACGACGAGCGCGCGCTGCGCACCCGGCTCATCCGCAAGGCGCTCGACGGCCTGATCCGGGAGATCGTGCTCGACAAGGCCAACGGGATCACCGGCAAGACCGTCATCCACCCCTCGCACGTCCCCGCGGTGCACGCGCTGTCCGTCGTGACGCACGAGGAGTACGTCGACGCGGCGCACGTCCTGGGCGTCGAGATGTCCGACGGCGGCGTCGCGGCGTCCGGCTACCGGAACAAGATGAACGAGGCGAAGCCGCACCGCGCGTGGGCCGAGCGCACGATGCTCCGGGCCCGGGTGTTCGGCGTCTCGGGTGAAGACGTGTCGTTCGTGGACCTGCTCGGCGCGGGCGACCCCACGTGACCGGACGGCACGTGGCGGGCGCCGACGGTGCGCCGGCGGCCGGCCGGTCCTCGCCGGGTGGCGTGTGGACCGGCGGCTGGGTCGCGGAGCGGCTCGGCGTCGGCCTGGTCACGACGGGCTCGCCGGTCGGGGTGACGCTCCCCGAGCTCGTCGGGC
The Cellulomonas sp. NS3 DNA segment above includes these coding regions:
- a CDS encoding tyrosine-type recombinase/integrase, with amino-acid sequence MSVVKLPNGRWRAKLKSGRVDVASKAFDTRREALAWLARERAALAGGVDPRAGRERVRALVIRWLQIRRTTVAGKTYRSDQDLLRLMPTSMLALQVGSVSGREVARSYEALLARGLAEGTVRRYRASLSSFFAWCVREKMIAANPVTEVRVPRQSHVVEEMDPFTESMLEDAHAAWAGASPQVADILLVLAWTGLRWGEARAMRVEDVMQVPTPGLMVRRSQPEGQAVKATKGRASRRVPLANRVLPIVLRLAADKASSDLLFTTANGGQLHRTAAVRSVRWAETSRGRRVHDLRHTAACLWLARGVDPGTVQAWMGHESIATTNRYLHFLGTGADLVGLDRLNTDLGGTRGARRDTSGGWER
- a CDS encoding alpha/beta hydrolase — its product is MPLAPRDVRRAAEQPLAAVTPAPLRHASRSGRPLLRAAGLLVVGALVVAGCSSPKNQVTVDPSAPASSGEGVAPELAEFYEQQPEWTACGDLECTTVVVPIDWEEPGGGSIELAVNRSRTTGDDRIGSLLTNPGGPGASGTEALETVVLQRMGTGVKERYDLVGFDPRGVGTSHPVECVDGPEMDELVAFDADYSTAEGLEEVEARYGEFAAGCLERTGEVLEHIDTVSAARDLDVLRAVLGDQQLHYLGFSYGTALGATYASLFPERVGRLVLDGALDPTLDSDAIAAGQAAGFESALRAYVTDCQAGRDCPLEGTVDEGLAAVADLLEDARRNPLETTDPERPLTASLAFAGIAQTLYANTLWPYLTEGLTGAIQQRDGSRLLQFADLYYDRDPDGTYGSNTTEAFWAIGCADDRATTDPDEMRASAERMVDVAPTIGRFFGYGGVVCARWPVPEAGGLDSYTAEGAAPIVVIGTTNDPATPYVWAESLSDVLSSAVLLTFEGEGHTAYGRSNECISGAVDAYLLEGTVPEDGTRC
- a CDS encoding DNA polymerase III subunit delta' — protein: MSVWDDVVGQEPAVAELRGAALDPSRMTHAWLLTGPPGSGRSNAARAFAAALQCLEGGCGHCHACTTVLHGTHPDVTLVATEGVFIRVDTARPLVELAQRSPSEGRWRVIVVEDADRLNETSGNVLLKAIEEPPPRTVWLLCAPSPQDVLVTLRSRSRSVPLRVPPVDAVAELLVRRDGVDPHVAAVAARAAQSHIGIARRLARDPEARARRAKVLSLAPRVRGVGDAVLAAGELVETAQADAKAATEERDASERSALLRSLGAEGAATIPPALRAQVRQLDEDQKRRATRAQRDVLDRAMVDLLSLYRDVLVIQLGAGVELVNVEHEETVRTLAESSSPEQTLRRMDAVGVARTRLAGNVAPLLAVEAMAIALRPQG
- the tmk gene encoding dTMP kinase translates to MTASDAQPESRAAQPTPADGPRGDDATTPVRAPGLFVSFEGGDGAGKSTQARALADRLRELGREVVLTREPGGTPLGVELRQALLHGDHVDPRAEVLLYAADRAHHVASLVRPALERGAVVLTDRYLDSSVAYQGSGRDLGADEVERISLWATGGLLPAVTVLLDLDPDVGRTRLTGTPDRLERAGDDFHRRTRAAFLARAERDPGRWLVLDATLPVDELAARVLARVAEAGGFGDDLAPGGRTPVRAAGGRPAEPGPGPGPGPGTAGAAAGDDIVPGATSGAGAA
- a CDS encoding TerD family protein, with amino-acid sequence MGIDYTKRPGAPEPAPESGTPGGSAPVSLSKVTLTKAAPSVSLTKRGGASGILRVNLNWNARPAGAPQGGGGFLKRLTGGGGGGSIDLDLAALYEYTDGSKGVVQALGNAFRDTRRGDAITWLDGDDRSGTNSGGENLFVNLAHVSEIRRILVFAFIYQGVPNWAAADGVVTLFPASGPEIEVRLDEHDPRSPMCAIAMIENTGGELSVNREVRYIQGSQAELDRQYGWGMNWTAGRK
- a CDS encoding TerD family protein; protein product: MARGSNVELTREIPSLTGVVLGVRFASSEPVLMDNIVVATLLCDARSRVLSDRHVVFFNQLVEPDLSVAQLERVVGTDTEQVEVDLTGVPADVARIVVVAYINEALGQRRTLGQLREAAVRVLDLRDSSELVRSENLAPSLRAETGLVLGELYRHTTGWKFKVVGQGYANGFEGMAADYGVPL